From the genome of Odocoileus virginianus isolate 20LAN1187 ecotype Illinois chromosome 16, Ovbor_1.2, whole genome shotgun sequence, one region includes:
- the SSTR1 gene encoding somatostatin receptor type 1 isoform X1, whose protein sequence is MFPNGTASSPSSPSPSPGSCGEGGGSRGPGAGAADGMEEPGRNASQNGTLSEGQGSAILISFIYSVVCLVGLCGNSMVIYVILRYAKMKTATNIYILNLAIADELLMLSVPFLVTSTLLRHWPFGALLCRLVLSVDAVNMFTSIYCLTVLSVDRYVAVVHPIKAARYRRPTVAKVVNLGVWVLSLLVILPIVVFSRTAANSDGTVACNMLMPEPAQRWLVGFVLYTFLMGFLLPVGAICLCYVLIIAKMRMVALKAGWQQRKRSERKITLMVMMVVMVFVICWMPFYVVQLVNVFAEQDDATVSQLSVILGYANSCANPILYGFLSDNFKRSFQRILCLSWMDNAAEEPVDYYATALKSRAYSVEDFQPENLESGGVFRNGTCTSRITTL, encoded by the coding sequence ATGTTCCCCAATGGCaccgcctcctctccctcctctcctagCCCCAGCCCAGGCAGCTGCGGCGAAGGCGGCGGCAGCAGGGGCCCCGGGGCCGGCGCTGCAGACGGGATGGAAGAACCGGGGCGAAACGCGTCCCAGAACGGGACCTTGAGCGAGGGCCAGGGCAGCGCCATCCTCATCTCTTTCATCTACTCCGTGGTGTGCCTGGTGGGGCTCTGTGGGAACTCCATGGTCATCTACGTGATCCTGCGCTACGCCAAGATGAAGACGGCCACCAACATCTACATCCTCAACCTGGCCATTGCCGATGAGCTGCTCATGCTCAGCGTGCCCTTCCTGGTCACCTCCACGTTGCTTCGCCACTGGCCCTTCGGCGCGCTGCTCTGCCGCCTCGTGCTCAGCGTGGACGCAGTCAACATGTTCACCAGCATTTACTGTCTGACTGTGCTGAGCGTGGACCGCTACGTGGCCGTGGTGCACCCCATCAAGGCCGCACGCTACCGCCGGCCCACCGTGGCCAAGGTGGTGAATCTGGGCGTGTGGGTGCTGTCGCTGCTCGTCATTCTGCCCATCGTGGTCTTCTCGCGCACGGCGGCCAACAGCGACGGCACGGTGGCCTGCAACATGCTCATGCCCGAGCCCGCCCAGCGCTGGCTGGTGGGCTTCGTGCTGTACACTTTCCTCATGGGCTTCCTGCTGCCCGTCGGGGCCATCTGCCTGTGCTACGTGCTCATCATCGCCAAGATGCGCATGGTGGCCCTCAAGGCCGGCTGGCAGCAGCGCAAGCGCTCGGAGCGCAAGATCAccctgatggtgatgatggtggtgatggtgtttGTCATCTGCTGGATGCCTTTCTATGTGGTGCAGCTGGTCAACGTGTTCGCGGAGCAGGACGACGCCACGGTGAGCCAGCTGTCGGTCATCCTCGGCTACGCCAACAGCTGCGCCAACCCCATCCTCTACGGCTTCCTTTCAGACAACTTCAAGCGCTCTTTCCAGCGCATCCTTTGCCTCAGCTGGATGGACAACGCCGCCGAGGAGCCGGTCGACTACTACGCCACGGCCCTCAAGAGCCGCGCCTACAGCGTGGAGGACTTCCAGCCCGAGAACCTGGAGTCCGGCGGCGTCTTCCGTAATGGCACCTGCACGTCCAGGATCACGACCCTCTGA
- the SSTR1 gene encoding somatostatin receptor type 1 isoform X2, producing MEEPGRNASQNGTLSEGQGSAILISFIYSVVCLVGLCGNSMVIYVILRYAKMKTATNIYILNLAIADELLMLSVPFLVTSTLLRHWPFGALLCRLVLSVDAVNMFTSIYCLTVLSVDRYVAVVHPIKAARYRRPTVAKVVNLGVWVLSLLVILPIVVFSRTAANSDGTVACNMLMPEPAQRWLVGFVLYTFLMGFLLPVGAICLCYVLIIAKMRMVALKAGWQQRKRSERKITLMVMMVVMVFVICWMPFYVVQLVNVFAEQDDATVSQLSVILGYANSCANPILYGFLSDNFKRSFQRILCLSWMDNAAEEPVDYYATALKSRAYSVEDFQPENLESGGVFRNGTCTSRITTL from the coding sequence ATGGAAGAACCGGGGCGAAACGCGTCCCAGAACGGGACCTTGAGCGAGGGCCAGGGCAGCGCCATCCTCATCTCTTTCATCTACTCCGTGGTGTGCCTGGTGGGGCTCTGTGGGAACTCCATGGTCATCTACGTGATCCTGCGCTACGCCAAGATGAAGACGGCCACCAACATCTACATCCTCAACCTGGCCATTGCCGATGAGCTGCTCATGCTCAGCGTGCCCTTCCTGGTCACCTCCACGTTGCTTCGCCACTGGCCCTTCGGCGCGCTGCTCTGCCGCCTCGTGCTCAGCGTGGACGCAGTCAACATGTTCACCAGCATTTACTGTCTGACTGTGCTGAGCGTGGACCGCTACGTGGCCGTGGTGCACCCCATCAAGGCCGCACGCTACCGCCGGCCCACCGTGGCCAAGGTGGTGAATCTGGGCGTGTGGGTGCTGTCGCTGCTCGTCATTCTGCCCATCGTGGTCTTCTCGCGCACGGCGGCCAACAGCGACGGCACGGTGGCCTGCAACATGCTCATGCCCGAGCCCGCCCAGCGCTGGCTGGTGGGCTTCGTGCTGTACACTTTCCTCATGGGCTTCCTGCTGCCCGTCGGGGCCATCTGCCTGTGCTACGTGCTCATCATCGCCAAGATGCGCATGGTGGCCCTCAAGGCCGGCTGGCAGCAGCGCAAGCGCTCGGAGCGCAAGATCAccctgatggtgatgatggtggtgatggtgtttGTCATCTGCTGGATGCCTTTCTATGTGGTGCAGCTGGTCAACGTGTTCGCGGAGCAGGACGACGCCACGGTGAGCCAGCTGTCGGTCATCCTCGGCTACGCCAACAGCTGCGCCAACCCCATCCTCTACGGCTTCCTTTCAGACAACTTCAAGCGCTCTTTCCAGCGCATCCTTTGCCTCAGCTGGATGGACAACGCCGCCGAGGAGCCGGTCGACTACTACGCCACGGCCCTCAAGAGCCGCGCCTACAGCGTGGAGGACTTCCAGCCCGAGAACCTGGAGTCCGGCGGCGTCTTCCGTAATGGCACCTGCACGTCCAGGATCACGACCCTCTGA